CCCTATCTTCACTGCCGACTTGCTGACTCGCCGACTCGCTCGCCTGCTCCTTCTTCCATCCAATCTCCTGCAGCGAGGCCTTCAGCGCCGCCAGTCCAAGCGTTACGTGGTCTTCGACCCCGATAGTGATACGCACAAAACCCACACATCCAGGATCAGTAGATCGATCGCGCAATAGAACACCGTGCCTTCTCATCGCGTCCACCAGCACCGCATGCCTTGGCCCAATATTCATCAAGACAAAGTTCGCATGACTGGGAAAGAAGGGAACCCCCAGCTCTCGCAGCCCTTCCATCATGCGCTCTCGGCCGGCACGAACTTGCTCGGCATACCAGGAAAGGTATCCCTCGTCGGCAATCGCAGCCGGCAGACAAGCCAGCGCTACTCCATTCACGTTGTACGGAGAAGACACCTTCCGCACACTCTTTAGAAGCTCTGCATTCCCAGCCAACATGCCAACGCGCAGATTCGCCAGTCCATAAGCCTTTGAAAACGTCCTGGCCACGATCAGATTCGGCACCGTCACCAGATCTTCCATCGTCGATTCGCCGTGAAAGTGATAGTAAGCTTCATCAACCATCACTACAGCCTGAGGCGCCGCAGCGGCGATCGCCAGTAGGTTCCCCCTGCTCACTGCAGCACCCGTCGGGTTGTTCGGAGAAGCAACGATAATCAGCTTTGTCTTCTCCGTAATGGCGGATATAAATCGCTGGAATGGAAACTCCATCGTCGCATCTGCCTGCACCTTTCGCAGATGAGGCGTCATCATTTTGATGCTCACGTCATACATAAAAAACGTTGGAGTGGCAATCAGCGCTTCGTCATCCGCCTCGAGAAACGCCACACACATCAGGTGAATCGCCTCATCGACGCCGTTCGTCAGTAGCACCTCTTCCGTTTTCAATCCGAAGTGCGTCGCGACAATTCTTTCCACCGGCTCCCTTTCGGGATATTTCGTCAGTCCCTCCGCCGTCAGCGCCAACAACGTCTCCATCACACGCGGCGAGGGAGCGAATGTGTTCTCGTTAAAGTCCAGGCGTAAAGCATCCCGTCCAGCGAGTGGCGGGTGATACTCCGGCATCTCTAATACTGCTTTACGCGGCTGAACAATATTTTTATCTGTAACCATATCGGTAGCAAGACTCATCTCATCCTCACCAGCACGCTCTCTGCATGCCCTTTCAGTCCCTCAGCTTCAGCTAGCGCAACTGCATGGGGTCCCATCTTCTTTAACCCCGCTTTCGTGTACTGCTGAACCGTAATCACTTTTACAAGATCCATCACACTCAAGCCTCCCCGGATTCGTCCGTAGCGTCCTGTAGGTAACACATGATTAGGGCCAGAGACATAATCTCCCATCGATTGCGGCGTGTACTCGCCAACAAAGATGGACCCAGCGTTGCGAACCCACTTCAGATCAGTCTCCGAGTCAACACTCAGATGTTCCGGTGCGAGCCGATTTGTCAGCTCTTGCGCATCGCGAACCGAAGATGTTACAAATATGCATCCCCGCGCCGCCAAGGACTGCTTTGCGATGGAATTGCTGCGCGCTCGCAGCTTCACCTCAACTGCAACCCTCTTGGCCAAAGCTTCTTTACTCGTGATCAGGACCGCCAGCGTCTCCGTGTCGTGCTCTGCCTGAGCAACTAGATCTGCCGCGATCCCCTCTGCGTCCCCAGATTCACTCGTCACTACAATCTCCGTTGGGCCCGCCGGCATATCGATCCCGCACTCATCCGAAACCAACACCTTCGCCGCCGTCACATACAGATTTCCCGGTCCAACGATCTTGTCGACGCGCTCAATCGCAGCCGTGCCATAAGCCATCGCCGCAATCGCCTGCGCCCCGCCAACTCGATAAAGCTCCGTCACCCCAGCCAGCCAAGCCGCAGCCATCGTCTCTTTTGCAGGCTTCGGCGAGCACACCACAATCCGTTCCACCCCCGCGACCTGTGAGGGGATCACCGTCATCAACAACGTCGAAGGCAGCGGATAGCGTCCCCCTGGCACGTAGCAACCAACGCTGCCCAGCGGCCGCACAATCTGTCCCGTCCTGACTCCATCTACTGGAGAGATCGTCCACTCCCGGGGCAACTGCGCCTCGGCGAACGCCAGAATATTTCCCCGCGCCACCATCATCGCCGCTTGCAGCGCTGGCGCAGTCGAATCCCATGCAGCCTTCATCTCATCACGAGACACCAGCAGCGACTGACCCTTTGCAAGCCCATCAAACTCCGCAGCGTACTTCAGTAAAGCTCGATCGCCCCCCCTACGCACCGCTGCGAGAATGCGTCGCACCACCGGCTCCACCCGCGCCGTATTCACAGCGCCTCGTCGTTCCAGCGACTCAATTAACGCATCCGCCGCAGCTTTGCCACGGCCAAAGGTCCTTACCAGCTTCATCACGCAACTCCAGAGACAAATCACTACCGAAACCAGGAACGATCTTCTTACAACACAACCTTACTCAGCGGATACTCAACAATTCCAGTAGCTCCCGCAGCCTTCAGCTTCGGAATCACCTCGCGAACCAACGCTTCATCCAAAATCGTATTCAGCGCAACCCACTCCTGATCGCTCAGCTGCGACACTGTCGGCGAATTCAACGCAGGTAATTCACCTACGATCTTCTCCAGATCAGCCTTTCGCGCATTCAGCATCAAACCGACCCGTCCCTGCGCAGCAATCGCTGCATTCAGCATCAGCGAGATATTCTCAATCTTCTCCCGCTTCCACGCATCTTTGTACGCCGTCTTATTCGCAATCAACTGCGTCTCGCTCTCCATCAGCGTCTCGATAATCCTCAGCCGGTTCGCCCGCAGCGACGAACCCGTCTCTGTCACCTCCACAATTGCATCCGCCAGCGTAGGAGGCTTCACTTCCGTCGCCCCCCAGCTAAACTCCACCGTCACCGGTATCTTCTTTTCGGCAAAGTAGCGCTTCGTAAACTCAACCAGCTCCGTAGCAATAATCTTGCCCGCCAGATCCTCCGGCTTCTGGAACGGCGAATCCTCTGGCACCGCCAGCACCCACTTCACCTTCTGCCGGCTTTGCTTCGAGTACGTCAGACTCGTGACATACTTCACGTCGGTCTCATTCTCAAGCACCCAGTCGTTGCCCGTCAGTCCAGCATCGAGCGCCCCATGCTCCACGTACCGCGCCATCTCCTGTGCCCGCACCAGCATGCACTCAATCTCCGCGTCGTCGATAGAAGGGAAGTAGCTCCTCCCGTTCGCGAAGATCCGCCAACCAGCCCGCTCAAACAGGGCAATCGTCGCATCCTGCAAACTGCCCTTCGGAATTCCCAGCTTCAGTCGCTTCGTCTCGCTCACTTCGCCTCCATTGCAATATTCTTCGTAAAGCAGCTCACCGTACCCTCGTGACAAACCAGCCCATCCCCTTCCACTTGCACCTTGAATAGCAGCGCATCGTTGTCACAGTCGGTCGAGGCTTCAATCACCCGCAGCCGATTGCCGCTCGTCTCGCCCTTCATCCAAAGCTTCTGCCGAGTCCGGCTCCAGAATGTGACAAACCCGCTCTCAAGCGTCTTCACGTAGCTCATCTCATTCAAAAAACCGAGCATTAGCATCTCCCCGGTCTTCGCATCCTGAACAATCCCCGGAACCAGCCCATCCATCTTTGCAAAATCTATCCTCACGGTATCGATCCTTTCTGTCTTCCTTGATGCATTCCCTGGCCGCGCCACGCAACAAAAAAGCCCGCTCGCGATATGCGCGTCAGCGGGCCTTTCGAAATCCTTAGTAAGCGTTCGTTACTTCGCCACTCCGGACATAGCCGCCAACACGCTCTCTGCGTGATGATGCGAATGGCCGTGATGGAGGTGCAACCTGCTCATCTCCCATTCAGGGTAGCGTTCAAGCCCAGAGAAGTCAAACCTTGGAGAAGTCAAACCGCACCAGCCCGACCGTAGCTTTAAAGTCAGCTCCCGAAACTTGTCCGTTGACGCAGCCCGTACACTCTCGTACTCTTCCGCTGTAAAGCATTCAGCCCAAAGTAGGAGATTCCAAGATGCTCAATCTGCGCCACAAACTTCTCGCCGCAGCACTATTGCTCTCCGTCGCCCCGATTTTCTCGGTCGCCCAGGGATCCAAAGCAGGCACACCCGCCGCAGCCGCAGCCACGGCACCGCTGGACATCAACACCGCCACCGCCGACCAACTCAAGGCCTTCCCGGGTATTGGCGATGCCTACTCCAAGCGCATCATCGACGGCCGCCCCTACACCGCAAAGAATCAGCTCGTCACCAAGGGCGTCCTCCCGCAGGCCACCTACAACAAGATCAAGGACCAGATCATCGCCAGCCACCCCAAGAAATAGGCGCACGTAGAACGCTACACGGACGGGCATCCAGGCAAGGATGCCTGTCTCTTTTAACCCTCTTCAACCCTTGACATCGCTGCTACCATCTCTCCAACTGGCCTATGCCCCAGAGATCCGCACGCCTCCAATACTTCTTTCTCGCCCTGGTAGCCGCGTTCGCGCTCCTTCATGCCTACGGTGCTGGAATTCGCGATTTCGACGTCCTGGTACATGGCCAGTCCATTGTGCAAGCCCCATTCGAAAGTGGCATGCGTTTGGCCACAACGACCAACCTCCGCGAAGAGGCTCTTGCCGCCGGCCTCAAACCCTTCGATACCGTGCTCACAATCAACGGCCAGCCGTACACCAGCCGCAGTATGCTTCTCGGTCAAATTCGTAGCACTTCGCCGGGCGACACAATGTCCATTACCTATCGCCGCGGCGCCGACGCAGCAATCAGATCGACGAGCATTCGGCTGGCTGCGGTCCAGTACAGGAAGCGGTCGCCCCTCGAAAACGCAATCAACGTGGTGGTCCCCGTACTGCCCTTCTTCTGTCTTCTCCTGGGTATGTGGGTGGTCTTTGCTCGTCCGAGAAATCTAAACGCTTGGCTGATTCTGGGCGTTCTCGGCTACTTCAACGCTCTCATCATCAACCCGACCCTGATCACCGGACCCTATCTTTTGGTCGTCGCTTTGATCTGGAACATCGTGGCTCAATCTGCCATGCCAATCTGCCTCATGTTCTTCGGGGTCTACTTTCCCGAGCGTTCACAACTCGATATCAAACTGCCCTGGGTCAAATGGTTCATAGCGATTCCGCTCATGCTCCTGACCTCCACGGATTTCATCGCCAACTACGGCGACATGTGGAGCTTTGCTTCGATCTCGTGGATAGCGCCTTATATCTTCGACATCAACGTAGCTGAAAATATCCTCAGCGCCCTGGCAATCAGTTGGTTCTTCTTTAATCTGGGTCCAAAGATCGGGCAGGCCACCGGAGATGCCCGCCGCCGCCTCCGCATCCTCTACTTTGGGGCTTCTATCGGTCTCACGCCGTTCTTTCTCGTTCTCCTGTACTCCCTCTACAAACGAACCGACTTCGGTCAGGGCATACCTGAGTGGGTCAATATCGCTGTATTCTTCATTCTTCTTCTGTTCCCGCTCTCTCTTGCTTACGTTGTCGTCGTACAGCGTGCAATGGACCTTCGCATCATCATCCGCCAGGGAACCCGCTACGCCTTCGCCCGCGAATCTCTCACGATGATAAGAGTTGCGCTTGCTATCTGGATGGCCTTCTCCCTCAACGACTTCTTCAGACACCCGGATCATCAGCGCAACGACATCATCCGCATCTTCCTCATCATCGGAGTCTTCTTCGCCTTCCGCTTTCTCCTCTCGAATCGCCTGCAAAAGATGATTGACCAGCGCTTCTTCCGCGAGGCCTACTCCACCGAGCAGCTCCTCTCCGAGCTCTCCGACGAAGCCCGCAACTTCACTGAAGTCACCCCGCTCCTCGAAACCATCACACGCCGCCTCGGCTCCACCCTCCACATCGACCGCATCGCCGTCTTCCTTCGCTCCGGTGATACCTATCATCTCGAGCTAGCCACCGGAATGCCCATGGTCGCCGGCGCAGCCCAGATCTTCTCACTTCCGGCGGCCTCAACCACCATCACCACACTCAGCCGCGCCAAAGCCCCTGCCAATGTCTATCGCGACGATCCCTCCAGCTGGCTCATCGACGCCACCGACGCCGAACGTAACGCCCTCAACGATCTCTCCACCGAACTTCTCGTCCCTCTGCCCGGCCGCACCCGTCTCGCCGGAGTCATCGCTCTCGGCCCCAAGAGCTCCCAGGAGCCGTACAGCAAAACCGACCGCCAGCTCCTCCAGACCATCGCCTCCCAAACCGGCCTCGCTCTTGAAAACGCCGAGCTATTTGAAAACCTCACCACAGAGGTCACTCATCGCGAACGCATCTCCCGCGAGCTCGAGATCGCCCGTGAGGTTCAGGAGCGCCTCTTTCCGCAGACTTGTCCCAAAGTCTCCGGCGTCGACCTCGCTGGCTTCTGTCGTCCAGCGCAGGTCGTCGGCGGCGACTACTACGACTTTTTTCTCCTTCCCTCAACCTCCGCAGACGAAGCTCCTCTCGCTCTCGCACTCGGCGACATCTCAGGCAAGGGCATCTCCGCCTCTCTTGTCATGGCTAGCCTCCGCGCCAGCCTTCGCAGCATCGCCGGCCTGCGGCAGGGTGATCTGGGTACTCTGATCTCCCGCGTCAACGACATGGTCTATGAGTCCTCCACCGCCAGCCGCTACGCCACCTTCTTCTACGCCGAATATGATCCCGTCAACCATCTCCTCACCTACGTCAACGCCGGACACAACCCGCCCTACGTCCTCCGTGGCGCCGAAACCATCGCTCTCGAAGCCACCGGAACGGTAGTAGGCCTTCTCGCTCACTCCGAATACTCCCAGGCCACCCTCCAACTACATCCCGGCGATGTTCTCCTCGCCTTCACCGACGGCATCTCCGAAGCCATGAACCACAGCGACGAAGAGTGGGGCGAAGACAACATGCTTGCCTCCGCCAGACACCTCCTCTCTCGCCCTGACTGCACCACAACCGCCGACCAGCTCCTCACCTGCATCTTCGACGCCGCCGACAAATTCACCGACGGCGCTCCTCAACACGACGACATGACCCTCCTCGTCTGCACCATCGGCCGCACCCACGCTTAGTCCGACCGCAAAAAAGACGCCCTCAATAAAAATTGATAAATCCTTCGTAATCCCACAGATGGGTTATAACCACCCTTCACTCTGCCTTCGCCGGCGCGACGAAATCAAGTAGAGTGAAGGTAGGGCAGCCAAAGTTCAACCGACACAGCACCGACGTCTCCTGATGTCCTTCTGGATTTAAATGGTTCGACGATTTATGTTCAACATCACTTCACTCGTCCGTCCCATCACCCGTGTCGTTGGAGCCGCAGCGCTCTTGCTCGCACTTACCGGTTGCGGCGCCATCATCAGCAGTACCCCCGTGCCCCAGCTGCGCGTCGTCACGGCCTCACCCGACGCTCCTAGACTCGATATCTACCAGGGCCCCAACGCACTCGCTCACAATCTCGGCTTCGGCACCGTCACCTCCTACATTCCCCTTTCGCCCGGCAACGAAACAATCGCCGCCAACACCGCCGGAACCAGGCAGGTCCTCTCCGCATCCAAGGCGAACTTCGCGACCTCCGGCCAGTACACGGTTCTGATCGGCAGCACCGCCGCCAGCCTGCAGCAGCTCACCCTCACCGACCAGAGCCAGCCCGCTCCCGCCGGCCAGATCGCACTCCGTTTCCTCAACCAGGCCACCCACTCCGGCCCCATCGACATCTACCTCGTCCCCGCCGGCCAGAGACTCGTCGCAGTCGCCCCCACAGTCACCAACACTCTCTTCGGAGCCAACACCGGCTACCTCAACCTCCCGGCGGGCGCCTACTCCTTGGTCGCGATGCCCGCCGGAACCATTCCACCCGCGCCACCTCTCGCGATCTACAACGGCCCCCAGGTCACCTATGCCTCAGGCGCGGCCCGCACCATCATCCTGATCGACCCGCAGCAGCCTTCCGCACCTGGCCTCCAGGTCATCACGGCCAGCGACTTTGATCCCGCCGCCAATTAGCCCCGGACCAGCACCGAACGACCCCCTACAAGCCTCGCGCATACCCTCAGAAAGCTCTAAAGTCGCGGCATTTAAAAAAATATACTTCTCCGTCTCACCACAACACCCGCAAAACCCCTGTGTCTATTCCCTCCGAAAGCGGCAGCAGCAAGATCGAAGCCGCCGCAGGAAGATCACAGGAGCGCCAATATGAGCTTTACCAAACTTGCCCTCATCGCCACACTCACTCTCGCCCCCGCTGCCATATTCGCGCAGACTCCAACCCCGGGCCAGAACGACTACAACATCAACCAGCGCAAAGGCGACCAGCAGCAGCGCATCGGTCAGGGTGTTCAGACCGGCCAACTCACTGCCGGCGAAACCTCGCACCTCGAGCATCAGGAAGCTGGTATCAACAGGGAAGAGCGTGGTATGCGCGCCCAGGACAACGGCCACCTCACCAAATCCGATCGCCAGACCATCCACCACCAGCAGAATCAGGAGTCCCGCCGCATCTACCGCGACAAGCACAACAACAAGGTGAGGTAGTGCACAACCCGCGCCTAGCGGACCATCTCGAGCAAGCCGTCCCGGTGATGCCCCAAAAATACGTCATCTCGACCGAAGCAGCGGACAGTATCATCGTCCGCTGCGCAGTGGAGAGACCCCCGTATTTAGTCTCTGCCCGCGACAGGAGTTTTCAATAACTGCAACCCTGAAGACTGAATCAAACCTGCTTCGTTCTCTCCATGCAGCAAAACAAAAGGGCCGCCGAGGAACTCCTCAGCGGCCCTTTGTTTCGTCTTGAAGTTTAGTACCGGTAGTGATCCGCCTTGTAAGGTCCTTCCACCGGAACGCTCAGGTAATCTGCCTGCTTCTTGGAGAGCGTCGTCAGCTTCACGCCGATCTTCTCCAGGTGCAGCCGTGCAACCTCTTCGTCCAGCTTCTTCGGAAGAATGTAGATCCCGATCTTGTAGGTATCCTTGTTCTTCCACAGATCAAGCTGAGCCAGCGTCTGGTTCGCAAAGCTATTCGACATCACAAAGCTCGGATGCCCGGTCGCACAGCCCAGGTTCACAAGCCGGCCCTCAGCTAGAACGAAGATGCTGTTGCCGTTCTCGAACGTGTACTTGTCTACCTGCGGTTTGATGTTCAGCTTCTTCACGCCCTTTAGCGCATTCAGCGGCTCCATCTGAATCTCGTTGTCGAAGTGGCCGATGTTGCACACGATCGCCTGGTCCTTCATCAGCTTCATGTGTTCCACCGTGATGATGTCCACGTTCCCCGTGCAGGTCACGTAGATATCGCCACGACCAAGAGTCTCCTCAATCGTCGTGACCTCATAGCCCTCCATCGCAGCCTGCAGCGCATTGATCGGATCGATCTCCGTCACGACCACTCGCGCCCCCAGCCCACGCAGCGAAGCTGCCGAGCCCTTGCCCACATCGCCATAACCGCAGACCACCGCAACCTTACCCGCAACCATCACATCGGTCGCGCGCTTGATGCCATCCACCAGCGACTCGCGGCAGCCATACAGGTTATCGAACTTCGACTTCGTCACCGAATCATTGACGTTGATCGCCGGAACCAGCAGCGTGCCCTTCTCCAGCATCTTGTAGAGCCGGTGAACGCCCGTTGTCGTCTCCTCGGAGACGCCGCGCCACTCCTTCGCCACATCCTGCCAGCGTGTCGGAGTCTCCGCATGTACCTTCTTCAACAGAGCTTTGATCACATCCTCTTCGGTCGAGCTCGAAGGCGAATCAACCCACTGGTCCTTTGCTCCGGCCGCGGCACCCTTCTCCAACTCGACGCCCTTGTGGATCAGCAGCGTCACATCGCCGCCATCGTCGATCACAAGCTGCGGCCCCAGCAATCCACCCTTGCCGTCAGGGAACTTCAGTGACTCATTCGTGCACCACCAGAACTCCTCCAGTGTCTCGCCCTTCCAGGCAAACACCGCCACACCCGCCGCCGCAATCGCAGCCGCTGCATGGTCCTGGGTCGAGAAGATATTGCAGCTCGCCCAGCGAACCTTCGCGCCCAGCGCTACCATCGTCTCAATCAGCACAGCCGTCTGGATCGTCATATGCAGCGAGCCGGTCACGCGAACGCCAGCCAGCGGCTTCCCCGCGGCATACTTGTTGCGGATCGACATCAACCCGGGCATCTCCTGCTCGGCGATCTCAATCTCCTTCCGGCCAAAATCCGCCAGAGAAATGTCGGCTACCTTGTAATCCGCCCCTGCTGCTGCCTTATCGACTGTCGCTGTCGCCATGTCTAAAAACCTCAAAATGCTGAATTTTTACTTACTCCAGAATACCATCGCAGCTTTTCTCCCTTATGAAATAGGCGCAGTAGCGATTTGCCCTATCGAACTCTTCCTGAGTCTTTTCAGTGAGATGACCAGGCCTGGACTTGTCACCCAGAATTTCGGCAATCAATGAGCAACAAAACTCATAAGGCAGGAATGCTTAGCGATCATTTAACAATCGGCGTCTGTCGATTCCTAGCCACCAAAGCCAGCCCCGCCGCACCAAGAGCCATGGCACTAATCAAATAAAGTCCGCCGGTAAAGCTCTGCGTAGCATCCCTCAGCCGCCCGGTCATATAGGGGCCCGCAAATCCGCCTACGCCACCCACCATCTGCAGAATCGCCACAGCCCCCGCCGCCGCTGTCCCACTCAACATGCTTGTCGCCAGCGTCCAGAACGGCCCCATCATGCTCCAGAGCCCAATAGCCGCCAGCGTCATTGCACACAAAGCCACAACCAGCGCATGTGCCCAAGCCGCCCAAGCAAACCCCACCGCCGACAACGTCAGGCACCCAGCGATATGCCATCGTCGCTCCTTCCGCTTATCCGAACTCCACCCCACCACCACCGTCATCGCCGCCGCAGCAAGATAAGGAAACGTCGCATACCGCGCGATCAAAATTGCATCCCTGTCCCCACCATGCGAAAAGCTCTGCAGAATAAGCGGCATCCAAAGGTTCACGATATACACGCCCACCTGGCTCACAAAATAAACACCCGCCAGCACCCACAAAGCTGGCAGCCGAAACGCATCGAGCAGCCGATGGTGTGTCGAAGCACCAGACAGCTCCTTATCCCGCTGCAACTCCCCCTCAAGCCATGTGCGCTCTTCAGGCCGCAGCCAACCCGCATTCGCCGGTCCATCCTTTAGCACAAACAAAACCGAAATCCCCAGCAGCACCGTAGGAACTCCCTCCGACACAAACAACCACTGCCACCCTGCCAACCCACCCACACCATCCAGCTTCAGCAGATAACTCGACAGCGGTCCACCCACCACTCCCGCCAGCGACGTCGCCGTCATAAACTTCGCCACCGCCCGCGCCCGCTCCTGTGTAGGAAACCAGTACGTCAGATAAATAATCATCCCCGGAAAAAATCCCGCCTCACTCACCCCCAGCAGAAACCGCAGCACATAGAACGACTCCTTCGAGTGCATAAACATCATGCAGGTCGAGATCACACCCCACGAGATCATGATCCGCGCAATCCATATCCGCGCCCCCACGCGCGTCAACATCAAATTGCTAGGCAGATCGAACAGCACCGACCCCAGAAAAAAAATCCCCGCGCCCGTCCCATACACCGTGTTGCTGAAGTGAAGATCCCGCTGCAGATCATAAGCAGCAAATCCCACATTCACCCGGTCCAGATAAGCCACAATGTAAAGCAGAAAAATATAAGGAATCAGCCGCCAAGTAATCTTCGAGTAAAGCGCCCGCCCATCCACCGTCGCCGTCGATTCCATCCCGATCCTTTTCGTATTAGGTCGTCGATCCGCCGCGAGAAACCGGAGGAATCACCTGCACACGCCGCGCCTCGCGAAGCGACTGCCAACCCGCAATTGCCATCAGAAGAAAAAATCCGCCAAAGCCCACCGCAACTCCAAACGCTCCCGTAACACCCAACAACGTCACCCACAGCGGATTGCTCTTATCCGCAAAGTAGACGAACGCCGCAACAATATCTCCCAACACCAGAAGCAAAGAGAGGAGCAGCACTCCGAGGAACGCCACAAGCCATTTCTTCGCGCCATCCGGTATCGCTTTACTCATCACCGCGCTCATCAGTGGACCCTATCCAACCCAATCCAACCCTATGCAGCCTACCATGCCGTCACGCCCTCTCAGCTTCCAGCAGCCGCCGCTTCCGCTGCACGCCCCAACGATACCCAGTGATCGCCCCATCCTTCCCCACCACGCGATGGCAAGGCACCGCAATCGCAATCGGATTCGCCCCGCAAGCCCCAGCCACCGCACGCGAAGCCGTCGGCGCACCAAGCTGCAACGCCACCTCCGAGTAGCTCCGCGTCTCTCCCCGCGGAATCGCCTGCAGTGCCTTCCAAACCCGCTGCTGAAACGCCGTAGCCCTCACGTCCAGCGGAAACGTAGCCGCCAGCGGATGCTCCCCCAGCTGGCTCGCAACAAACGCCACAGCATCTGCCAGCCAACCAGTATTTCCCTTAGCCACCACCAGCTGCGCCTTAGAAAACTGCTCCCGCAACCCAGCAATAAGTTCCTTGTCATCCTTCCCAAAAGCAATCGAGCAGATCCCCACATCCGTCGTCGCCACCAGCATCCGTCCCAGCGGACTAGCCGCCGTGCAGTATCGAATCAGCAACCCGGCCCCACCCTCCCGCATCACCCGCGGAGTCATCCCCAGCGTCGCCGCACTCTTCTCATACAGCCTGCTGCTCGAACCAAACCCCGCCTCATAGATAGCATCCGTAATCGGAGCCTTCACCTTCTTAGGCTCCCTCACCTTAGTCTTGAACCGCTCCAGCCGAGCCTCCTTCGCATACTGTCCTGGACTCACCCCCAGCACCCGCTTGAACCCACGCAGAATCGTCAACCGCCCCACGCCCGTAGCCTTCGCCACATCGGCCAGCCGCGTCCGCGTCTCCGAGCCCGCATTCTCCCGCATATACTCAGTCACCGCCGCAATCGCACCCGCCTGCGGATCGGCCTTCGCCTCAGTCCTATCGGGTTCACATCGCAAACAAGCACGATACCCAGCAGCCTCAGCCAAGGCCGGGGTAGGGAAGAACGTCACATTCTTCCGCGAAGGCCGCCGGCTCGCGCAACTCGGCTTGCAATAAACCTTCGTAGACTTCACGGCATACACAAACTGCCCATCCGCACTCCTATCCCGCCCCAGCACCTGCTGCCACTGCTTCCCGGGAAAGTAACTCGGAACCTCCACATCGCTCTTCGCTGCACTGGTCATCATCATGGTCTCTGTCATTCCAGTATCCTCCCATCCCCGCCAAATCCGCACACTCCGTTTCGGTCACCCAAACTCGCATCATGCAGATCACTTCAATCGCGCACGCCGTCAAGCTAAACTCAATTCATGCGAAGCATGATTCGAACTGTCACTCTCGCCACAACTTTTTCTGCCCTCTCCCTCACCGCAAGGGCCCAAGACAAGACCATCCCTCCGCCGCCCCAGCAGCCGATCCTCACCCTCCACGCGAAGGGCTCCCAGATCTACCTCTGTCAGCGCAACGAAAACTCCTACCAATGGCTCTTCACCGCACCCGCTGCCCGCCTCTTCAACGACGCCGGCAACGAAGTCGCCACCCACGGCGACGGCCCCGTCTGGAACTATCAGGACAGCAGCTCCATCCAGGGCATCGTCCAGGTCAAAGTCCCATCGCCCGA
The nucleotide sequence above comes from Tunturibacter empetritectus. Encoded proteins:
- the hisD gene encoding histidinol dehydrogenase, which produces MKLVRTFGRGKAAADALIESLERRGAVNTARVEPVVRRILAAVRRGGDRALLKYAAEFDGLAKGQSLLVSRDEMKAAWDSTAPALQAAMMVARGNILAFAEAQLPREWTISPVDGVRTGQIVRPLGSVGCYVPGGRYPLPSTLLMTVIPSQVAGVERIVVCSPKPAKETMAAAWLAGVTELYRVGGAQAIAAMAYGTAAIERVDKIVGPGNLYVTAAKVLVSDECGIDMPAGPTEIVVTSESGDAEGIAADLVAQAEHDTETLAVLITSKEALAKRVAVEVKLRARSNSIAKQSLAARGCIFVTSSVRDAQELTNRLAPEHLSVDSETDLKWVRNAGSIFVGEYTPQSMGDYVSGPNHVLPTGRYGRIRGGLSVMDLVKVITVQQYTKAGLKKMGPHAVALAEAEGLKGHAESVLVRMR
- the hisI gene encoding phosphoribosyl-AMP cyclohydrolase, whose translation is MDTVRIDFAKMDGLVPGIVQDAKTGEMLMLGFLNEMSYVKTLESGFVTFWSRTRQKLWMKGETSGNRLRVIEASTDCDNDALLFKVQVEGDGLVCHEGTVSCFTKNIAMEAK
- the hisG gene encoding ATP phosphoribosyltransferase; its protein translation is MSETKRLKLGIPKGSLQDATIALFERAGWRIFANGRSYFPSIDDAEIECMLVRAQEMARYVEHGALDAGLTGNDWVLENETDVKYVTSLTYSKQSRQKVKWVLAVPEDSPFQKPEDLAGKIIATELVEFTKRYFAEKKIPVTVEFSWGATEVKPPTLADAIVEVTETGSSLRANRLRIIETLMESETQLIANKTAYKDAWKREKIENISLMLNAAIAAQGRVGLMLNARKADLEKIVGELPALNSPTVSQLSDQEWVALNTILDEALVREVIPKLKAAGATGIVEYPLSKVVL
- the hisC gene encoding histidinol-phosphate transaminase, with amino-acid sequence MSLATDMVTDKNIVQPRKAVLEMPEYHPPLAGRDALRLDFNENTFAPSPRVMETLLALTAEGLTKYPEREPVERIVATHFGLKTEEVLLTNGVDEAIHLMCVAFLEADDEALIATPTFFMYDVSIKMMTPHLRKVQADATMEFPFQRFISAITEKTKLIIVASPNNPTGAAVSRGNLLAIAAAAPQAVVMVDEAYYHFHGESTMEDLVTVPNLIVARTFSKAYGLANLRVGMLAGNAELLKSVRKVSSPYNVNGVALACLPAAIADEGYLSWYAEQVRAGRERMMEGLRELGVPFFPSHANFVLMNIGPRHAVLVDAMRRHGVLLRDRSTDPGCVGFVRITIGVEDHVTLGLAALKASLQEIGWKKEQASESASQQVGSEDREFE
- a CDS encoding ComEA family DNA-binding protein is translated as MLNLRHKLLAAALLLSVAPIFSVAQGSKAGTPAAAAATAPLDINTATADQLKAFPGIGDAYSKRIIDGRPYTAKNQLVTKGVLPQATYNKIKDQIIASHPKK